One window from the genome of Oryza glaberrima chromosome 3, OglaRS2, whole genome shotgun sequence encodes:
- the LOC127765348 gene encoding putative disease resistance RPP13-like protein 1, translating to MGWLQQLKPLSDVADKIGGFLFNLAWSKGTRLWNVEEEAEKLRRTEKRIRALLRDAEERRYIDDESVKLWLLELKSVAYDAETLLDRLTTFTAVARLESAEPSRKRKRSWLNLQLGPRQRWGLDAKITEINERLDEIARGRKRFKFQPGDAARRAQPGQRPRFVEVAACHDESSQIFGRAKEKEEVVQALLSDHTIPLPVISIYGAAGIGKTTLARLVYNNAEVQSSFPTRIWVCLSDKCDVTKATKMIMEAITKVKCDALSLDILQQQLQEHLSTTKFLLVIDNLWAEDYNFWELLRCPLLAGEKGSKVLITTRNERVWRRTTSTILPVHLKGLDDEECWLLLKKYAFLHGQGRENDALSKTGRMIAADCRGSPLAAKSLGMLLSDTNGEEEEWLNISNQMRILNEDNNRILPSLQISYHHLPYHLKQLFTLCCLFPVGHEFEKDEVIRLWIAEGLIQCNARRRLEAEAGRFFDELLWRSFFETSGSSTNQRYRVPSLMNELASLVSKSECLCIEPGNLQGGINRDLTLDLRECYRLTELPEELSRFTVTADAEGYCNMKELKDINIRGELCLLKLESATHENAGESKLSEKQYVENLMLQWSYNNNQAVDESMRTWCDSEEAELPKLKELYISHCPRLQNVTNLPQTMDIQQLQQLSALKRLKIGGFKQLSSVSDNSGMEALSSLEFLEISSCTELQRFSVVGLQSLKDFKLRHCTKLEALPTGLGNLGSLRCVEIHDIPNLRIDNTGTVLPDSVSYLTLSGCPDLESWCRNTGAQRVKKIPNVKIGF from the exons ATGGGTTGGCTCCAGCAGCTCAAACCTCTGTCCGACGTCGCCGACAAGATCGGGGGTTTCCTCTTCAACCTCGCATGGTCCAAGGGGACCCGCCTGTGGAacgtcgaggaggaggccgagaagCTGCGGCGCACCGAGAAGCGCATCCGCGCGCTGCTCAGGGACGCCGAGGAGCGCCGCTACATCGACGACGAATCCGTCAAGCTCTGGCTCCTGGAGCTCAAGTCCGTCGCCTACGACGCCGAGACACTGCTCGACCGCCTGACCACCTTCACCGCCGTGGCCAGGCTGGAAAGCGCGGAGCCATCGCGGAAGCGGAAGCGCTCCTGGCTCAATTTGCAGCTCGGTCCCCGGCAGCGGTGGGGGCTGGACGCGAAGATCACCGAGATCAACGAACGGCTCGACGAGATCGCTAGGGGCCGCAAGAGGTTCAAGTTCCAGCCCGGGGatgcggcgaggagggcgcaGCCAGGACAGCGGCCGCGGTTTGTTGAAGTTGCGGCTTGCCATGATGAAAGCTCTCAGATTTTCGGTCGTgccaaggagaaggaggaggttgTACAAGCACTTTTGTCGGATCACACCATCCCCCTGCCGGTGATCTCCATTTATGGCGCGGCAGGAATTGGGAAGACGACGTTGGCACGCTTGGTGTACAACAATGCTGAGGTACAGAGTTCTTTTCCAACTAGAATCTGGGTTTGTTTGTCTGACAAATGTGATGTGACAAAGGCTACAAAGATGATCATGGAAGCTATCACCAAAGTAAAATGTGATGCATTGAGCTTGGACATattgcagcagcagcttcaGGAGCACCTGAGCACTACCAAGTTTTTACTGGTGATTGATAATCTCTGGGCTGAGGATTATAACTTCTGGGAACTGCTGCGGTGCCCATTGCTTGCTGGGGAAAAGGGAAGTAAGGTTTTAATAACAACTCGGAATGAAAGAGTTTGGAGGAGGACGACGTCTACAATCCTCCCTGTACATTTGAAGGGTTTGGATGATGAAGAATGCTGGCTTCTCCTAAAAAAGTATGCGTTCTTGCATGGGCAAGGTAGGGAGAATGATGCCTTGTCAAAAACTGGGAGGATGATTGCAGCGGACTGTCGAGGTTCCCCATTAGCAGCCAAATCACTCGGGATGCTTTTGTCTGATACTaatggagaggaagaagaatggCTCAATATATCAAACCAAATGCGGATTCTTAATGAAGACAACAACAGGATCTTGCCAAGTTTGCAGATAAGCTATCATCACTTGCCATATCATCTGAAGCAGTTGTTTACCCTTTGTTGCTTGTTTCCTGTTGGGCATGAATTTGAGAAGGATGAGGTGATCAGATTGTGGATTGCAGAAGGCCTGATTCAGTGCAATGCTAGGAGGCGTTTGGAGGCAGAAGCAGGAAGATTTTTTGATGAGCTTCTGTGGAGATCATTCTTTGAAACCTCTGGCAGTTCAACAAATCAAAGATACAGGGTGCCAAGCCTCATGAATGAGCTTGCATCGCTTGTTTCAAAATCTGAATGTTTGTGTATTGAGCCTGGTAACTTACAGGGTGGCATAAACCGTGACCTG ACTCTAGATCTCAGGGAATGCTACCGTCTTACTGAGTTACCTGAAGAGCTAAGTCG ATTTACTGTGACTGCTGATGCTGAGGGCTACTGCAACATGAAGGAATTGAAGGACATCAATATACGTGGTGAACTTTGCCTGCTGAAATTGGAATCTGCCACCCATGAGAATGCGGGGGAATCCAAGTTGAGTGAGAAGCAATATGTTGAAAATCTGATGCTGCAATGGAGTTACAATAATAATCAAGCAGTAGATGAAAGCATGCGG ACATGGTGCGACTCGGAGGAAGCAGAACTTCCTAAGCTCAAGGAGCTTTATATAAGCCATTGCCCAAGATTGCAAAATGTGACAAATCTTCCTC AAACGATGGATATACAGCAGTTACAACAGTTGAGTGCGTTGAAGAGATTAAAGATTGGAGGATTTAAACAGCTTTCCTCAGTGTCTGATAATAGCGGCATGGAGGCACTCTCTTCCCTTGAGTTCCTTGAGATATCATCCTGCACAGAACTCCAGCGATTTTCTGTTGTGGGCTTGCAATCACTGAAGGATTTCAAGCTTCGCCATTGCACCAAGCTGGAAGCTCTGCCAACAGGTTTGGGCAACTTGGGATCTCTTAGATGTGTTGAAATTCACGACATTCCTAACTTGAGAATAGACAATACTGGCACGGTATTGCCTGATAGTGTCTCCTATCTGACATTAAGTGGATGTCCGGATCTGGAGAGTTGGTGCAGGAACACGGGCGCCCAGAGAGTAAAGAAAATCCCTAATGTAAAGATTGGATTCTAA
- the LOC127767566 gene encoding probable arabinosyltransferase ARAD1 translates to MAAAAASASCRRRPIAWFFAIAALLFFFSWYLLLDSAAVTPEPLLAARGQGLRVGSSGRKCDPATAALRVFMYDLPAEFHFGLLDWEPQGGGGGGGGVWPDVRGGGVPEYPGGLNLQHSIEYWLTLDLLASEQGAPTPCGAVRVRHAAAADVVFVPFFASLSFNRHSKVVPPARASEDRALQRRLLDYLAARPEWRRSGGRDHVVLAHHPNGMLDARYKLWPCVFVLCDFGRYPPSVAGLDKDVIAPYRHVVPNFANDSAGYDDRPTLLYFQGAIYRKDGGFIRQELYYLLKDEKDVHFSFGSVVGNGIEQATQGMRASKFCLNIAGDTPSSNRLFDSIVSHCVPIIISDEIELPFEDVLDYSKFCIIVRGADAVKKGFLMNLINGISREDWTRMWNRLKEVERHFEYQYPSQNDDAVQMIWKAIARKAPSIRLKVNRLRRFSRFETNRTDETPTRSSWLENQPS, encoded by the exons atggccgccgccgccgcctccgcctcctgccgccgccgcccgatcGCCTGGTtcttcgccatcgccgcgctgctcttcttcttctcctggtacctcctcctcgactccgccgccgtcacgccCGAACCGCTGCTGGCCGCGCGGGGTCAGGGCCTCCGCGTTGGCTCCTCGGGCCGGAAATGCGACCCGGCCACCGCGGCGCTGCGGGTGTTCATGTATGACCTGCCCGCCGAGTTCCACTTCGGCCTGCTCGACTGGGAGCCAcagggcgggggcggcggcggcggcggcgtgtggcCGGATGtcaggggcggcggcgtgccggagTACCCGGGGGGGCTGAACCTGCAGCACAGCATCGAGTACTGGCTCACGCTGGACCTGCTGGCCTCCGAGCAGGGCGCGCCCACGCCGTGCGGCGCCGTCAGggtgcgccacgccgccgcggccgacgtcGTCTTCGTGCCCTTCTTCGCCTCGCTCAGCTTCAACCGCCACTCCAAGGTGGTGCCGCCCGCGCGGGCCAGCGAGGACCGCGCGCTGCAGCGGAGGCTGCTCGATTACCTCGCCGCGCGCCCCGAGTGGCGGAGGTCCGGCGGGAGAGACCACGTCGTGCTCGCCCACCACCCCAACGGGATGCTCGACGCCCGCTACAAGCTCTGGCCATGCGTCTTCGTGCTCTGCGACTTCGGGAGGTACCCGCCCAGCGTCGCCGGCCTCGACAAGGACGTCATCGCGCCGTACCGGCACGTCGTCCCCAACTTCGCCAATGACTCCGCCGGCTACgatgaccggccgacgctgctCTACTTCCAGGGTGCCATTTACCGGAAAGAT GGAGGTTTCATCAGACAGGAACTGTATTATCTCCTCAAAGATGAGAAAGATGTACATTTTTCATTTGGAAGTGTGGTGGGTAATGGAATTGAGCAAGCAACACAGGGGATGAGGGCTTCCAAGTTCTGCCTCAACATTGCAGGCGACACGCCATCATCCAATCGCCTGTTTGATTCCATAGTCAGCCACTGCGTTCCCATCATCATCAGCGATGAGATTGAGCTCCCATTTGAAGATGTCCTTGACTACTCCAAGTTCTGCATCATAGTGCGTGGTGCGGATGCTGTCAAGAAGGGTTTTCTTATGAATCTGATTAATGGAATAAGCCGAGAAGACTGGACACGCATGTGGAACAGGCTGAAGGAAGTAGAAAGGCACTTCGAATACCAGTACCCATCTCAAAATGATGATGCTGTTCAGATGATCTGGAAGGCCATAGCTCGAAAGGCGCCCTCAATTCGGTTGAAGGTGAACAGATTACGAAGATTTTCTCGGTTTGAAACTAACAGAACAGATGAGACTCCGACAAGATCTTCTTGGCTAGAAAATCAACCTAGCTGA
- the LOC127767567 gene encoding RGS1-HXK1-interacting protein 1-like, with translation MAPPDTSRAPAQGEEAASTSPWPLRKLQSFTPGLCSQYKAYENAFVDMAKGTISDAMVLVNEHQTEAIGCATVAGFILLRGPRRFLYRNTLGRFKTEKDLLNDAEQSMMEYKTSIEQLKKDSKYTLGKIAVGESDLQRGQTDLRSTGKQIRSLIGSIYKAESTATGLMDRLRTIPTRQSLELRAEVASMASDLKNQRCVLQERINKISEYGVRV, from the exons atggcgccgccggaTACCAGCCGCGCGCCGGCGCAAGGCGAGGAAGCCGCCTCCACATCCCCGTGGCCTCTCCGGAAGCTCCAG AGTTTTACACCAGGGTTGTGTTCGCAGTACAAAGCTTATGAGAATGCATTTGTGGATATGGCTAAAG GAACTATTTCGGATGCAATGGTTCTTGTGAACGAGCACCAGACAGAGGCAATTGGATGTGCCACTGTGGCAGGATTCATCTTATTGAGAG GTCCTCGGAGATTTTTATACCGCAATACTCTGGGGCGTTTCAAGACTGAGAAG gatTTACTGAATGATGCTGAGCAAAGTATGATGGAGTACAAAACATCTATCGAACAGTTGAAAAAAGATTCAAAATACACCCTAGGCAAAATAGCTGTTGGTGAAAGTGATTTGCAGCGTGGACAAACTGATTTGAG GTCTACTGGTAAGCAGATTCGATCTCTTATTGGTTCCATTTACAAGGCTGAATCCACAGCTACAG GTTTGATGGATCGACTCCGGACAATTCCAACCAGACAATCTCTTGAACTGCGAGCAGAG GTGGCTTCCATGGCCTCTGATTTGAAAAACCAGAGATGTGTTCTACAAGAAAGGATCAACAAAATATCTGAATATGGTGTCCGCGTCTGA